The Cryobacterium sp. SO1 genomic sequence AGCCGAACAAGATGGCCAACCCGGTAGCGTTTGTACCCGTTGTAACTGCGCTCCGGAGCTTGGAGCAGTCCGATTGAGTGGTAGTGCCGCACAGTGTTCACGGTCGTTCCTGCGAGATCTGCGAGTTCACGAGTGCTCCACGTCACGGGGTTCTCCTTTGCTTCTGACGAGACGGTTACCGGCGGTAGCTGCCGTTCTGCAAGGCTCGCAGCTCAGGTGCTGCGTTCGCGTCGGTGAACACTACCTAGATGGTTCGCCCCACCGGCAACTACCCTGTGGTGAGAACTTACTTTCGACGGCACGGGCGGGAGCGGAACTGGCGAATCTCATGGGACGACGCACAGAACGTGCGGTCGTGGAAAACCTGCTCACCGAGGCACAGGACGGTCGGAGCGGGTGCCTCGTGGTGCGCGGGCAAGCTGGTATCGGAAAAACCGCCCTACTGGAACACGCGCACGACTCCGCTGAGCGCCTTGGATTTCGCGTGGCGGGGTGTTGCGGGGTGGAATCTGAGACTCAATTCGCGTTCGCTGGTCTGCATCAGCTGAGCGCGACCATGCTCGACCGAGCAGACGTCCTTCCGGCTCCCCAGCGGTTGGCCCTCGGGGTTGCGTTGGGATTGCGTCCAGGTGAAGTGCCGGACCGTTTTCTGGTCGGACTCGCCACGCTGAACCTCCTGGCTGAGGTGGCCGAGGACAGGCCACTTCTCTGCCTGATCGACGATGCACATTGGTTGGATGAGGCGTCGGCGCAGGTTCTGGCGTTCGTTGCACGGCGGTTGGCCGCCGAACGAATCGTCTTGGTGTTCGCGATTCGCGAGCCCGCCGCGGAGGATGACGTCTTCGCGTTCGCGCCCGAAATTCGACTGATCGGGCTCGATGACACAGACAGTCGGATTCTGCTCGACGACGGGATCCACTCACCGGTGGATGCTCACGTGCGTGACCGGATAGTCGCCGAGGCGCGCGGGAATCCGCTGGCGCTGTTGGAACTTCCTCATGGTGCGCACACGACCGAGCTCGCCGGCGGGTTTGAGCTGCCCGATGTGCTCAGCGTGCCGCGGCGCATCGAGGACAGTTTCCGACGACGGTCCGCTGGTCTGTCTGCCGACACACAGTCGTTGCTGTTGCTCGGCGCGGCAGACCCGACTGGCGATGCGGCGTTGCTGTGGCGTGCGGCCGAGATCCTGGGCACCCTCCCAGCGGCCGCCGCTCTGGCGGAAGACTCCGGACTTATGGAAATCGACGTCGGTGTGCGATTTCGTCATCCGCTCGTACGCTCGGCCGTGTATCGAGCCGCTTCGCCTGCCGAGCGCCGTCGTGCTCACCGCGCCCTGGCCAAAGCCACCGATCCACAGATCGACCCGGATCGGAGCGCCTGGCACGGTGCGCAAGCGGTGTTCGGCACCAACGAGGAGGCAGCCGCGGGCCTGGAGCGCTCGGCCGCACACACGCGCGCACGCGGTGGCGTGGCGGCGGCGGCCGCTTTTCTGGAGCGGGCCATGGAGCTGACCCCGGACTCCGCTTCGAGAGCTAGACGGGCGCTTGAGGCCGCGCACTCAAAGCATGACGCTGGAGCGTCCGAGGCTGCAGAGCGCCTCATGGACGTTGCGGCGGCCGGTCCGCTCGATGACTTGCAGCGGGCACGCCTCGGGCTGCTCCGTGCCCGGAACGCCTTCCACGTGACTCAGGGGAGCGACGTGGCGCGCAAGCTCCTCGATGCCGCCGAAACCCTCGCCCCGTTGGACGCCGCACTGAGCCGCGAGACGTACCTGCACGCCCTGGAAGCGGCCATGATCATTGGCGGGGTCGGCGCTGCTGCCGGCGTGGGGGACGCAGCGGAGGCAGCGCGTGCTGCACCGGCGGCACCCGGGCCACCTCGACCTGCCGACCTGCTATTGGACGGACTGGTCGCCACCTTCACCCAGGGATACGCGGCGGGTGTTCCCGCGCTGCGCGACGCACTGGAGGTCTTCGTCGATCGCGGGTTTGGCGGGGAGGATCTGGGGGATATGGGCAGCCGGCGCTGGCTGTGGTTGGCGACCCGCATCGCGGGGGGAATGTTCGATAGCCAGCGGGGTCGGGTGCTGGCTTTGCGCAACGTTCAGCTCGCGCGCGAAGCCGGCACTCTGGCGACGCTCCCGGGGGCACTCGTCGCCCTGTCCGTCATCCACGTGTTCACTGGTGAGATACCGCAGGCCATCGAGCTCGCCGCAGAAGAAGCGGAAATCTCGCGGGTAACCGGCGCCGTGCCGTTGCGATACGCGCAACTCGTCGTTGCCGCTTGGCGTGGCCGGGACACCGATGCCGCGTATCTCTATGACGCCGGGCTGCAGACCAGCTCCAGCGCCCGGCAGGGGGCCGAGTCGACCACGGTGCACTATTCACTAGCGGTACTCAACAACGGACTCGGTAACTACCCATTGGCCCTGGATGCCGCCACGCGGGCGTGCACTCCGGTTGGGCTCTGGAGCAGCGCGGTCGGACTGCCCGAACTGGTCGAGGCGGCCGTGCGTGCCGGTCAGCCGGGGCTGGCTACCGCCGCGCTGGAGGAGCTGGATGCTCGCGCCCGAGCAAGCGGAACCGATTGGGGGCTCGGGCTGCTTGCACGGTCTCGGGCGCTGACGAGTGTTGGTGTCTCGGCCGAGGACGACTACCGTGAGGCGATTCATCGGCTTGAAACCTGCGGGATGGGCGCGTACCTGGCACGCACACACCTCGTCTACGGCGAGTGGCTTCGCCGGGAGGGTAAGCGCCAAGCCGCCCGTGCTGAGCTTCGCCTGGCTCACGACCTGCTGTCGAACATGGGCGCCGAGGCATTCGCCGAGCGTGCCGCCCGCGAGCTGCGCGCCACCGGCCAGTATCCCAGGAGGCGGTCCGTGCAATCGACGAACGTACTGACCGATCATGAACTGCAGATCTCCCGGTTGGTCGCTACCGGGGCGACGTCGCGGGAGGTCGGTGCGCAGCTGTTCCTGAGCC encodes the following:
- a CDS encoding helix-turn-helix transcriptional regulator, producing MENLLTEAQDGRSGCLVVRGQAGIGKTALLEHAHDSAERLGFRVAGCCGVESETQFAFAGLHQLSATMLDRADVLPAPQRLALGVALGLRPGEVPDRFLVGLATLNLLAEVAEDRPLLCLIDDAHWLDEASAQVLAFVARRLAAERIVLVFAIREPAAEDDVFAFAPEIRLIGLDDTDSRILLDDGIHSPVDAHVRDRIVAEARGNPLALLELPHGAHTTELAGGFELPDVLSVPRRIEDSFRRRSAGLSADTQSLLLLGAADPTGDAALLWRAAEILGTLPAAAALAEDSGLMEIDVGVRFRHPLVRSAVYRAASPAERRRAHRALAKATDPQIDPDRSAWHGAQAVFGTNEEAAAGLERSAAHTRARGGVAAAAAFLERAMELTPDSASRARRALEAAHSKHDAGASEAAERLMDVAAAGPLDDLQRARLGLLRARNAFHVTQGSDVARKLLDAAETLAPLDAALSRETYLHALEAAMIIGGVGAAAGVGDAAEAARAAPAAPGPPRPADLLLDGLVATFTQGYAAGVPALRDALEVFVDRGFGGEDLGDMGSRRWLWLATRIAGGMFDSQRGRVLALRNVQLAREAGTLATLPGALVALSVIHVFTGEIPQAIELAAEEAEISRVTGAVPLRYAQLVVAAWRGRDTDAAYLYDAGLQTSSSARQGAESTTVHYSLAVLNNGLGNYPLALDAATRACTPVGLWSSAVGLPELVEAAVRAGQPGLATAALEELDARARASGTDWGLGLLARSRALTSVGVSAEDDYREAIHRLETCGMGAYLARTHLVYGEWLRREGKRQAARAELRLAHDLLSNMGAEAFAERAARELRATGQYPRRRSVQSTNVLTDHELQISRLVATGATSREVGAQLFLSPRTIEAHLRNIFRKLGISSRRQL